In Amycolatopsis jiangsuensis, the following proteins share a genomic window:
- a CDS encoding MFS transporter: protein MAQSGGRAIIVVLASCGLVASFMQTLVVPLIPAFPRLLDTTPTNASWVVTVTLLAAAVITPVSGRLGDLYGKRRVLLASLAVLVAGSVLSAVTSSLALMVAGRGLQGFAMGVIPLGISIMRDELPAERVSGAISLMSATLGVGSAIGLPLAAVVAENTDWHVLFWGSAALGLGCALLILRYVPESPVRQPAPFDYFGAFGLVVGLTCLLLPIVKGGEWGWGSVPTLGFAAAAVLVLAGWGWYQLRRRDPLVDLRVSARRPVLFTNLASILVGFAMYAMALSFPQLLQAPAASGYGLGLTMVEAGLCLAPNGLVMMLLSPVSARLTNRYGPRTTLITGTVVIAIGYVFAILLMDNVVELVVASVIIGAGVGIAYAAMPALIMSSVPVTETASANGLNALMRSVGTSTSSAVMATLLAQLSVTVGALTVPSLTGFRVAFTVAAVAALGGLALTTMVPRIRASVPELVGV from the coding sequence GTGGCGCAGTCGGGTGGGCGGGCGATCATCGTGGTGCTCGCGTCGTGCGGGCTGGTCGCTTCGTTCATGCAGACGCTGGTCGTTCCGTTGATCCCGGCGTTTCCGAGGCTGCTCGACACCACCCCGACGAACGCGTCGTGGGTCGTCACGGTGACGTTGCTCGCCGCGGCGGTCATCACGCCGGTCAGCGGACGGCTCGGTGACCTCTACGGCAAACGCCGGGTGCTGCTGGCCAGTCTCGCGGTGCTCGTCGCCGGGTCGGTGCTGTCGGCGGTCACCAGTTCGCTCGCGCTGATGGTCGCCGGACGCGGACTGCAGGGTTTCGCGATGGGCGTGATCCCGCTCGGCATCAGCATCATGCGGGACGAACTGCCCGCCGAACGCGTGAGCGGCGCGATCTCGTTGATGAGCGCGACGCTCGGTGTCGGCAGCGCGATCGGACTGCCGCTCGCGGCGGTCGTCGCGGAGAACACCGACTGGCACGTGCTGTTCTGGGGTTCGGCCGCGCTCGGCCTCGGCTGTGCGCTGCTGATCCTGCGGTACGTGCCGGAATCACCGGTACGGCAGCCGGCGCCGTTCGACTACTTCGGCGCGTTCGGGCTCGTCGTCGGGCTGACCTGCCTGCTGCTGCCGATCGTGAAGGGCGGCGAATGGGGCTGGGGCAGCGTGCCCACGCTCGGCTTCGCGGCGGCGGCGGTACTCGTGCTCGCCGGCTGGGGCTGGTACCAGCTGCGCAGGCGTGACCCGCTCGTCGACCTGCGGGTGTCCGCCCGGCGGCCGGTGCTGTTCACGAACCTGGCGTCGATTCTCGTCGGTTTTGCCATGTACGCCATGGCTTTGTCGTTCCCGCAGCTGCTGCAGGCGCCGGCTGCGAGCGGGTACGGCCTCGGCCTGACCATGGTGGAAGCGGGCCTGTGCCTCGCCCCGAACGGGCTGGTGATGATGCTGCTGTCACCGGTGTCCGCGCGGCTGACCAACCGCTACGGCCCGAGAACCACCCTGATCACCGGCACCGTGGTGATCGCGATCGGGTACGTTTTCGCGATCCTGCTGATGGACAACGTGGTCGAACTGGTCGTCGCCTCGGTGATCATCGGCGCCGGGGTCGGCATCGCGTACGCGGCCATGCCCGCGCTGATCATGAGCTCGGTACCGGTCACCGAAACCGCCTCCGCCAACGGTCTCAACGCCCTCATGCGCTCGGTCGGCACGTCGACCTCTAGCGCGGTGATGGCCACCCTGCTCGCTCAGCTGAGCGTGACGGTGGGTGCGTTGACGGTACCTTCGCTGACCGGATTCCGGGTCGCCTTCACGGTGGCCGCGGTCGCGGCGCTGGGCGGATTGGCCCTCACCACGATGGTGCCCCGCATCCGCGCCAGCGTCCCGGAACTCGTCGGCGTCTAG
- a CDS encoding acetolactate synthase large subunit → MNGAQSLIRTLVDNGVEVCFSNPGTSEMHFVAALDSVPEMRGVLALFEGVVTGAADGYARIAGKPAATLLHLGPGLGNGLANLHNARRAHTPIVNVIGDHATYHKQYDAPLESDIDALTGWLEGWSRRSGQTKDVGADAAAAVAAAQDAPGRVATLILPADVSWGEGGEPSAPTSPRAPQAVDTATVKAVAEVLRSGEPVALLIGGDACHETGLRATSRIVAATGAKAFAETFPARLERGAGLPNLERLGYLAEQAKYQLDGIRHLIVAGTKAPVSFFAYPGMPSELTPDGAQVHELAAPGQDVAAALEEVAALVAADTEPVLQEATRPALPAGPLTPQNWVDVIGALLPEDAIIVDEANTSGLLLPGATAGAPRHDVLTLTGGAIGSGMPVAVGAAIAAPRRPVINLESDGSAMYTISALWTQARENLDVTTVVLNNNAYAILRMELQRVGASGDGPRAKDLLDLGRPDLDFVKLAEGMGVPATRATTAEELAEQFRRAVAEPGPHLIDAAVPPLL, encoded by the coding sequence ATGAACGGCGCCCAGTCCCTGATCCGCACGCTGGTCGACAACGGTGTCGAGGTGTGCTTCTCCAATCCCGGCACGTCGGAGATGCACTTCGTGGCCGCGCTCGACTCCGTGCCGGAGATGCGCGGGGTGCTGGCGTTGTTCGAGGGCGTGGTGACCGGCGCGGCCGACGGCTACGCGCGGATCGCCGGCAAGCCCGCCGCCACGCTCCTGCACCTCGGCCCCGGTCTGGGCAACGGATTGGCGAACCTGCACAACGCACGGCGCGCCCACACTCCGATCGTGAACGTGATCGGCGACCACGCCACCTACCACAAGCAGTACGACGCGCCGCTGGAGTCGGACATCGACGCGCTGACCGGCTGGCTGGAGGGCTGGTCACGGCGGTCCGGGCAGACCAAGGACGTCGGCGCGGACGCGGCAGCCGCCGTCGCCGCCGCGCAGGACGCTCCCGGCCGGGTCGCGACGCTCATCCTGCCCGCCGACGTTTCGTGGGGCGAGGGTGGCGAACCGAGCGCGCCGACCTCGCCGCGTGCACCGCAGGCAGTGGACACGGCGACGGTCAAGGCCGTCGCGGAAGTCCTGCGCAGCGGCGAACCGGTGGCTTTACTGATCGGCGGGGACGCCTGCCACGAAACCGGCTTGCGCGCGACCAGCCGGATCGTCGCGGCCACCGGCGCGAAAGCGTTTGCGGAGACGTTCCCGGCCCGGCTCGAACGCGGGGCGGGGCTGCCGAATCTCGAACGGCTCGGTTATCTGGCCGAACAGGCGAAGTACCAACTGGACGGCATACGGCACCTGATCGTCGCGGGCACGAAGGCGCCGGTGTCGTTCTTCGCCTACCCCGGCATGCCGAGCGAGCTGACCCCGGACGGCGCACAGGTGCACGAGCTCGCCGCGCCCGGTCAGGACGTGGCCGCCGCACTCGAGGAGGTCGCCGCGCTGGTCGCCGCCGACACCGAACCGGTCCTGCAGGAGGCGACGCGTCCGGCGCTCCCGGCGGGGCCGCTCACCCCGCAGAACTGGGTCGACGTGATCGGTGCGCTGCTGCCCGAGGACGCGATCATCGTCGACGAGGCCAACACTTCCGGCCTGCTGCTGCCGGGAGCCACCGCCGGCGCGCCCCGCCACGACGTGCTCACCCTCACCGGCGGCGCCATCGGCTCCGGGATGCCGGTCGCCGTCGGCGCCGCGATCGCCGCACCGCGCCGTCCGGTGATCAATCTGGAGTCCGACGGCAGCGCGATGTACACGATCTCGGCACTGTGGACGCAGGCGCGGGAAAACCTCGACGTCACCACGGTCGTGCTCAACAACAACGCGTACGCGATCCTCCGCATGGAGCTGCAACGGGTCGGCGCTTCCGGTGACGGCCCGCGCGCCAAGGACCTGCTCGACCTCGGCAGGCCGGACCTGGATTTCGTGAAGCTCGCCGAAGGCATGGGCGTGCCCGCGACCCGCGCGACGACCGCCGAAGAGCTGGCCGAGCAGTTCCGCCGAGCGGTGGCCGAGCCGGGCCCGCACCTGATCGACGCCGCCGTGCCGCCGCTGTTGTGA
- a CDS encoding FAD-binding oxidoreductase: MAQKDDVAARLAAVVGTGNLLTGDAIPDDYAHDEALTSPPQKPAYVAKPATAEEVSELLKAATEAGVPVTARGSGSGLSGGARPAEGGLLVSFERMNAVLEIDTGNHVAVVQPGVTLSELDRMTAEHGLTYPVYPGELSASVGGTVGTNAGGMRAIRYGVTRGNVVGLQAVLPTGEILRTGGRTSKISTGYDLTQLITGSEGTLALVTEATLKLHPRLPHGATVLAPFDDFDQVMAAVPRIVASGLEPHILEYIDNLTMAAMVHNDKLELGVPAEIRDRTEAYLAVALENRVADRVGEDVETLGELLLELGATDAYVLEGGAARKLIEAREKAFWNAKAAGADDVIDVVVPRTAMPPFLTRSRELAQAAGGGVIGCGHAGDGNVHLAIFCPDPDTRTALLTDIFGYAMELGGAISGEHGLGRTKTKYHDKLADPAKLALLRRLKDGFDPAGILNPGVLFA, from the coding sequence GTGGCGCAGAAGGACGACGTCGCGGCGCGGCTGGCGGCCGTCGTGGGCACCGGAAACCTGCTCACCGGCGACGCGATCCCCGACGACTACGCGCACGACGAAGCGCTGACTTCACCGCCCCAGAAACCCGCCTACGTGGCGAAACCCGCTACCGCCGAGGAAGTCTCCGAACTGCTGAAGGCGGCCACCGAGGCCGGTGTCCCGGTCACCGCCCGCGGGTCCGGCAGCGGCCTCTCCGGAGGCGCCCGCCCCGCGGAAGGCGGCCTGCTCGTGTCGTTCGAGCGGATGAACGCGGTCCTCGAGATCGACACCGGCAACCACGTCGCCGTGGTCCAGCCGGGGGTCACACTGTCCGAACTGGACCGAATGACCGCCGAACACGGCCTCACCTACCCGGTGTACCCGGGCGAACTGAGCGCGAGCGTCGGCGGCACTGTCGGCACGAACGCGGGCGGTATGCGTGCGATCCGCTACGGCGTCACCCGCGGCAACGTCGTGGGCCTGCAGGCGGTTCTGCCCACCGGGGAGATCCTCCGCACCGGCGGGCGCACCTCGAAGATTTCCACCGGCTACGACCTCACCCAGCTGATCACCGGTTCGGAGGGCACCCTCGCGCTGGTCACCGAGGCGACCCTGAAGCTGCATCCCCGGCTGCCGCACGGCGCCACCGTGCTCGCCCCGTTCGACGACTTCGACCAGGTGATGGCGGCGGTGCCGCGGATCGTCGCGAGCGGGCTGGAGCCGCACATCCTGGAGTACATCGACAACCTGACCATGGCCGCGATGGTGCACAACGACAAGCTCGAACTCGGCGTGCCGGCCGAGATCCGGGACCGGACCGAGGCGTATCTGGCGGTGGCGCTGGAGAACCGGGTGGCCGACCGGGTCGGCGAGGACGTCGAGACCCTCGGCGAGCTGCTGCTCGAACTCGGTGCGACCGATGCGTACGTGCTCGAAGGCGGCGCGGCACGCAAACTCATCGAGGCACGGGAAAAGGCTTTCTGGAACGCGAAAGCGGCCGGCGCGGACGACGTGATCGACGTGGTGGTCCCGCGTACCGCGATGCCGCCGTTCCTCACCCGCTCGCGCGAGCTGGCGCAGGCCGCGGGTGGTGGCGTGATCGGCTGCGGGCACGCCGGCGACGGCAACGTCCACCTGGCGATCTTCTGCCCGGACCCGGACACCCGGACCGCACTTCTCACGGACATCTTCGGCTACGCCATGGAACTCGGCGGCGCCATCTCCGGCGAGCACGGGCTCGGCCGCACCAAGACGAAGTACCACGACAAGCTGGCGGACCCGGCGAAGCTCGCGTTGCTCCGCCGGCTCAAGGACGGTTTCGACCCGGCCGGGATCCTCAACCCCGGTGTCCTGTTCGCCTGA
- a CDS encoding DUF3830 family protein produces the protein MARYITITLDKRGVSCRARLLDEEAPRTCKAVWDSLPHSGSAYHAKYARNEVYTLVPPFAEPKPGRENPTITPIPGDVVYFGFEAWEIGNPAYGYDEGSEAHSDQGATDLAIFYGRNNLLINGDAGWVPGNVFATIEEGLPDIAAAAQDLWLRGVEGETLSFARAD, from the coding sequence ATGGCGCGGTACATCACCATCACCCTCGACAAGCGCGGTGTCTCCTGCCGCGCCCGGCTGCTCGACGAAGAGGCACCTCGCACCTGCAAGGCGGTGTGGGACTCGCTACCGCACAGCGGTTCGGCCTACCACGCGAAGTACGCGCGCAACGAGGTCTACACCCTCGTGCCGCCGTTCGCCGAACCCAAGCCCGGCCGGGAGAACCCGACGATCACGCCGATTCCGGGGGACGTCGTCTACTTCGGGTTCGAAGCCTGGGAGATCGGCAACCCGGCGTACGGCTACGACGAGGGCAGCGAGGCGCACAGCGACCAGGGCGCCACGGACCTGGCGATCTTCTACGGCCGGAACAACCTCCTCATCAACGGCGACGCCGGCTGGGTGCCCGGCAACGTTTTCGCCACCATCGAGGAGGGCCTGCCGGACATCGCCGCCGCGGCACAGGATCTGTGGCTTCGTGGCGTCGAAGGCGAAACGCTGTCGTTCGCCCGCGCGGACTGA
- a CDS encoding aspartate aminotransferase family protein, with the protein MAQLSPLLKQATPVVVDHGEGVYLYDVDGKRHLDFTAGIGVTSTGHCHPRVVEAAREQIGKLVHGQYTTVMHKPLLELTEKLGAVLPSGLDSLFYANSGSEAVEAALRLARQATKRPNVIVFQGGFHGRTVAAASMTTSGTRFSTGISPLMAGVHVAPFPYAYHYGWDQETATKFALRELDYLFQTVSAPGETAALFVEPVLGEGGYVPANTEFLAGLRERADRHGILLVLDEVQTGFGRTGKFWGHDHYDVSPDVVLIAKGLASGFPLSGIAASQELMAKAFPGSQGGTYGGNAVSCAAAIATLDVIRDEGLVDNAAERGRQLLEGARVIGDKTPAIGDVRGLGLLVGTEFTTADGEPDAATAQAAQQTAARNGLLLLTCGAYSNVVRMVPPLVVSSEQVDDALRIWGDVVASVTAGS; encoded by the coding sequence ATGGCACAGCTTTCCCCGCTGCTCAAGCAGGCCACGCCCGTGGTCGTCGACCACGGTGAAGGGGTTTACCTCTACGACGTGGACGGAAAACGTCACCTCGACTTCACCGCGGGGATCGGCGTGACGAGCACCGGTCACTGCCACCCGCGCGTGGTCGAGGCCGCGCGCGAGCAGATCGGCAAACTCGTCCACGGGCAGTACACGACGGTGATGCACAAGCCACTGCTGGAGCTCACCGAGAAGCTCGGCGCGGTCCTGCCGTCCGGGCTCGACTCGCTGTTCTACGCCAACTCCGGCAGCGAGGCCGTGGAGGCCGCGCTGCGGCTCGCGCGGCAGGCGACGAAGCGACCCAACGTGATCGTGTTCCAGGGCGGCTTCCACGGCCGCACCGTCGCCGCGGCCTCGATGACCACGTCCGGCACGCGGTTCAGCACCGGCATCTCGCCGCTCATGGCCGGCGTGCACGTGGCGCCCTTCCCGTACGCCTACCACTACGGCTGGGACCAGGAGACCGCCACGAAGTTCGCGCTGCGCGAGCTGGACTACCTGTTCCAGACCGTGTCCGCGCCGGGCGAGACGGCCGCGCTGTTCGTCGAGCCGGTGCTCGGCGAGGGCGGCTACGTGCCGGCGAACACCGAGTTCCTCGCCGGGCTGCGTGAGCGTGCGGACCGGCACGGCATCCTCCTGGTGCTCGACGAGGTGCAGACCGGCTTCGGCCGGACCGGCAAGTTCTGGGGCCACGACCACTACGACGTCTCCCCGGACGTCGTGCTGATCGCGAAGGGCCTCGCCAGCGGCTTCCCGCTGTCGGGCATCGCGGCTTCGCAGGAGCTGATGGCGAAAGCGTTCCCGGGCTCCCAGGGCGGGACGTACGGCGGCAACGCGGTCTCCTGCGCGGCCGCGATCGCGACGCTCGACGTGATCCGTGACGAAGGCTTGGTCGACAACGCTGCCGAGCGCGGCCGTCAGCTGCTCGAAGGCGCGCGGGTCATCGGCGACAAGACGCCGGCCATCGGCGACGTACGCGGCCTCGGCCTGCTCGTGGGCACGGAATTCACCACTGCGGACGGCGAGCCGGACGCGGCTACCGCACAAGCCGCGCAGCAGACGGCCGCGCGCAACGGCCTGCTGCTGCTCACCTGTGGTGCGTACTCGAACGTCGTGCGCATGGTGCCGCCGTTGGTGGTCAGCTCCGAGCAGGTCGACGACGCGTTGCGGATCTGGGGCGACGTCGTCGCTTCTGTCACGGCAGGGAGCTGA
- a CDS encoding NAD-dependent succinate-semialdehyde dehydrogenase, translated as MSEITEDGVVGAVGKDLFIGGKWVPAQGGRAFDVQDPSTGAVLCKVADATAEDGLAALDAAVAAQDSWAAVAPRERGEILRRAYEKLLERRDELALLMTLEMGKPLAEAAGEITYAAEFFRWFAEEAVRIDGGYAVAPNGAGRFLVTRQPVGPALLITPWNFPMAMGTRKIGPAIAAGCTTVIKPAAQTPLSMLALAGILAEAGLPEGVLNVVTTTDAGGVMEPLIRDGRARKLSFTGSTGVGRKLLEQCAEKVLRTSMELGGNAPFLVFDDADLDAAVEGAMQAKMRNIGEACTAANRFYVQRGVVDEFSRRLTERMQSLPMGRGTDEGVVVGPLIDEAAVTKVTTLVKDATDRGARVLTGGEPVGGPGHFYPATVLTDVPQDARLTGEEIFGPVAPITPFDTEDEAIAKANDTEYGLVSYLFTADLKRALRVSERLEAGMIGLNQGIVSNPAAPFGGIKQSGLGREGGTVGIDEFLETKYIAVNL; from the coding sequence ATGAGTGAGATCACCGAGGACGGTGTGGTCGGCGCGGTCGGCAAGGACCTCTTCATCGGCGGCAAATGGGTGCCGGCGCAGGGCGGACGGGCCTTCGACGTGCAGGACCCCTCGACCGGCGCGGTGCTGTGCAAGGTCGCCGACGCGACCGCGGAAGACGGCCTGGCCGCGCTCGATGCGGCGGTCGCCGCGCAGGACAGCTGGGCGGCCGTCGCGCCTCGTGAGCGCGGGGAGATCCTGCGGCGGGCGTACGAGAAGCTGCTCGAGCGCCGGGACGAGCTGGCGTTGCTGATGACCCTCGAGATGGGCAAGCCGCTCGCCGAAGCGGCCGGTGAGATCACCTACGCCGCCGAGTTCTTCCGCTGGTTCGCCGAAGAGGCCGTACGGATCGACGGCGGGTACGCGGTGGCGCCCAACGGTGCCGGCCGGTTCCTGGTGACCCGCCAGCCGGTGGGGCCCGCGCTGCTCATCACGCCGTGGAACTTCCCGATGGCGATGGGCACGCGCAAGATCGGCCCGGCGATCGCGGCGGGCTGCACGACGGTGATCAAGCCCGCCGCGCAGACGCCCCTGTCGATGCTGGCGCTCGCCGGGATCCTCGCCGAGGCGGGACTTCCCGAGGGCGTGCTGAACGTCGTCACGACCACCGACGCGGGTGGTGTGATGGAGCCGCTGATCCGCGACGGGCGGGCGCGCAAGCTGTCGTTCACCGGGTCCACCGGGGTCGGCCGCAAGCTGCTGGAACAGTGCGCGGAGAAGGTGCTGCGCACGTCGATGGAGCTCGGTGGCAACGCGCCGTTCCTGGTGTTCGACGACGCGGACCTGGACGCCGCTGTCGAGGGCGCGATGCAGGCGAAGATGCGCAACATCGGCGAAGCGTGCACCGCGGCGAACCGGTTCTACGTGCAGCGGGGCGTCGTCGACGAGTTCTCCCGCAGGCTCACCGAGCGGATGCAGTCGCTGCCGATGGGCCGCGGTACCGACGAAGGTGTCGTCGTCGGCCCACTGATCGACGAGGCCGCGGTGACCAAGGTGACCACGCTGGTCAAGGATGCCACCGACCGGGGCGCGCGCGTGCTCACCGGTGGTGAGCCGGTCGGCGGGCCGGGGCACTTCTACCCGGCCACGGTGCTCACCGACGTTCCGCAGGACGCGCGGCTGACCGGCGAGGAGATCTTCGGCCCGGTCGCGCCGATCACCCCGTTCGACACCGAGGACGAGGCGATCGCGAAGGCCAACGACACCGAGTACGGCCTGGTCTCCTACCTGTTCACCGCGGATCTGAAGCGGGCGTTGCGGGTGTCGGAGCGGCTGGAGGCCGGCATGATCGGCCTCAACCAGGGCATCGTGTCCAACCCGGCCGCGCCGTTCGGCGGGATCAAGCAGTCCGGTCTCGGCCGCGAAGGCGGCACCGTCGGCATCGACGAGTTCCTCGAGACCAAGTACATCGCGGTGAACCTGTGA